Proteins encoded by one window of Salvia splendens isolate huo1 chromosome 7, SspV2, whole genome shotgun sequence:
- the LOC121810609 gene encoding uncharacterized protein LOC121810609: MLYDMMGPRKLKTDSAQQPLTSCGERCLCAAESLVYPSRELYMNEPVLNVVRDRSSCREHTLQHMRDDMTHVVPVISDLHFSKNTVTSRRRAMLVPYFEWRRRGRSNMDPSKLVTEKVEPLNSHVNEKVKISQKRKAIRKQQGKNAITSLKKSGHQLNDLPTGFSASIAGTGVAVLVGVVCRVLCNQVPFCASKLLSTGFGLGLVWLSSAVNRLRNTVISISKSSGKLGAHEEKMMDRLDRNLNDVWFRVTAVMTVAVLQLA; the protein is encoded by the exons ATGCTCTATGATATGATGGGGCCTCGAAAACTCAAAACTGATTCAGCTCAGCAACCATTGACATCTTGTGGCGAACGGTGTCTTTGTGCTGCTGAGTCTCTTGTTTACCCATCAAGAGAACTATACATGAATGAACCAGTATTGAATGTAGTGAGAGACAGGAGCAGTTGTAGAGAGCATACATTGCAGCATATGAGAGATGATATGACTCATGTGGTTCCTGTCATTTCTGACCTTCATTTCTCGAAGAACACAGTTACGTCTAGACGACGGGCAATGCTGGTCCCTTATTTTGAATG GCGGAGAAGAGGGCGTTCTAATATGGATCCATCAAAGCTTGTAACAGAGAAAGTTGAACCTCTCAATAG TCATGTAAATGAGAAGGTGAAGATCTCACAGAAGAGAAAGGCCA TCAGGAAGCAGCAGGGTAAGAATGCAATCACCTCGTTGAAGAAATCTGGTCATCAGCTCAATGATCTTCCGACCGGTTTTTCTGCCAGCATTGCTGGAACTGGTGTTGCTGTTCTCGTAGGAGTTGTCTGCAGAGTTTTGTGCAACCAGGTGCCATTCTGCGCATCAAAACTTTTGAGCACCGGATTCGGGTTAGGGCTAGTTTGGCTCTCTTCAGCTGTGAATAGATTGAGGAACACGGTTATCTCTATCAGCAAATCTTCTGGGAAGTTGGGTGCTCACGAAGAGAAAATGATGGATCGATTGGATAGAAATCTGAATGATGTTTGGTTCCGAGTAACAGCAGTGATGACGGTTGCAGTGCTGCAGTTGGCTTGA